From the Elusimicrobiota bacterium genome, one window contains:
- a CDS encoding ester cyclase — MNKVTRTGIGLAAVLAAVAIGTFSGCGKKEGYSAEMQAKIDEMQKITDEMGTVETNLKTFDELDFKVFSGQQWARLHESHSKDVVVNWPDGHHTNGIDKHIEDLKALFVYAPDTRIVEHPIRFGSKEWTCVTGFMLGTFTKPMPIGGGKFIPPTGKKFNVPMCTVGHWVNGVMTEEWLYWDNATYMKQIGLGK, encoded by the coding sequence ATGAACAAAGTAACAAGGACCGGCATAGGCCTGGCGGCGGTGCTGGCGGCCGTCGCGATAGGGACTTTCTCCGGCTGCGGCAAGAAAGAAGGCTATTCTGCCGAGATGCAGGCGAAAATAGACGAGATGCAGAAGATCACCGACGAGATGGGCACCGTTGAAACGAATCTGAAGACGTTCGACGAACTCGACTTCAAGGTCTTCAGCGGCCAGCAATGGGCGCGGCTGCACGAGAGCCACTCCAAGGACGTGGTGGTAAATTGGCCTGACGGGCACCACACCAACGGCATTGACAAGCATATAGAGGACCTGAAGGCGCTGTTCGTCTACGCGCCCGACACCCGCATAGTGGAGCACCCGATCCGCTTCGGCAGCAAGGAATGGACCTGCGTGACCGGCTTTATGCTGGGCACGTTCACCAAGCCGATGCCCATAGGCGGCGGCAAGTTCATCCCGCCCACCGGCAAGAAGTTTAATGTCCCGATGTGCACCGTGGGGCACTGGGTCAACGGCGTAATGACCGAGGAGTGGCTGTACTGGGACAACGCCACTTACATGA